One region of Gossypium raimondii isolate GPD5lz chromosome 6, ASM2569854v1, whole genome shotgun sequence genomic DNA includes:
- the LOC105773241 gene encoding endo-1,4-beta-xylanase 1: protein MKGLPICCFISRQHKHPSKRSEETMENPQLMSNSGCSENLNQAANIIVNHDFSNGLHSWHTNCCNGFVVSAECGGRGKPLSSSRSSGNYAVVTNRTKCWQGLEQDITSRVLPGSTYSVSACVGVSGPLSGSTDVLATLKLENHGSATSYMLIGKTSMSKEKWEIVEGTFLLLAVPERLVFYLEGPSPGVDLLIDSVVISCPSSSESESASIGAGDDNIIINPKFEDGLNNWSGRGCKVALHDSMADGKIVPQSGKAFASATERTQNWNGIQQEITGRVQRKLAYSVAAVVRIFGNNVTAATVQATLWVQTPGRNDQYVGIANVQATDKDWVQLQGKFLLNGSPSKVVIYLEGPPPGTDLLVNSLVVKHAEKTPPSPAPVIENPDFGVNIITNSQLDDSTNGWFPLGNCNLSVGSGSPHILPPMARASLGVHEPLSGRYIHVKNRTQTWMGPAQMITDKVKLFLTYQVSAWVRIGSGANGPQNVNVALGVDNQWVNGGQVEINDDRWHEIGGSFRIEKQPSKVMVYIQGPGAGVDLMVAGVQIFPVNREARFKYLRHQADKIRKRDIVLKFSGAGSSSLSGTNVKVVQTQNSFPIGSCMSRTNIDNEDFINFFVKNFNWAVFGNELKWYWTEPQQGNLNYKDADDMVALCQKHNIETRGHCIFWEVQATVQQWIQALNKDDLMKAVQNRLTDLLTRYKGKFKHYDVNNEMLHGSYYQDRLGKDIRANMFKTANQLDPSATLFVNDYHIEDGCDTRSCPERYIEHILDLQEQGAPVGGIGIQGHIDNPVGPVVCTALDKLGILGLPIWFTELDVSSINEHVRGEDLEVMLREAFAHPAVEGVMLWGFWELFMSRDNAHLVNAEGDVNETGKRFLALKHEWLSHARGQVDVQGQFNFRGFHGKYAVEIDTPSKKIVKTFVVDKGDTPLVVPVEL, encoded by the exons ATGAAGGGTCTTCCCATTTGCTGCTTCATTAGTCGACAACATAAGCATCCCTCCAAG AGATCCGAAGAAACCATGGAGAACCCACAATTGATGTCTAACAGTGGCTGCTCTGAG AATTTGAACCAAGCTGCTAATATAATAGTGAATCATGATTTTTCCAATGGACTGCACTCTTGGCATACAAATTGTTGCAACGGCTTTGTTGTTTCGGCCGAGTGTGGTGGCCGAGGCAAACCGTTGTCGTCATCGAGGTCCAGTGGTAATTACGCAGTTGTCACGAATCGAACCAAATGTTGGCAGGGTTTGGAACAAGATATCACGAGCAGAGTTTTGCCGGGTTCTACGTACTCGGTTTCTGCTTGTGTTGGAGTGTCGGGACCACTTTCAGGGTCTACTGATGTGTTGGCGACTTTGAAGCTTGAAAACCATGGCTCGGCTACTAGCTATATGTTAATTGGAAA AACCTCTATGTCAAAGGAGAAGTGGGAAATTGTTGAAGGTACATTCTTGTTATTGGCCGTGCCTGAACGGCTTGTATTTTATCTGGAAGGGCCTTCTCCCGGTGTTGACTTGCTTATCGATTCAGTGGTTATTAGCTGTCCTAGTTCAAGCGAATCCGAG agtGCAAGCATAGGAGCTGGAGACGATAACATCATCATAAACCCGAAATTCGAAGATGGCCTCAATAACTGGTCTGGAAGAGGCTGCAAGGTTGCTTTACATGATTCTATGGCAGATGGGAAGATAGTTCCGCAATCCGGGAAAGCTTTTGCTTCTGCAACTGAGCGTACGCAGAACTGGAATGGAATCCAGCAGGAGATCACTGGAAGAGTGCAACGAAAGCTTGCTTATAGTGTGGCAGCTGTAGTACGGATATTTGGTAACAATGTCACTGCCGCTACTGTACAAGCCACATTATGGGTCCAAACACCAGGTCGCAATGATCAGTACGTCGGAATTGCCAA TGTGCAGGCAACCGACAAGGATTGGGTGCAATTGCAAGGAAAGTTCCTTCTAAATGGTTCCCCATCGAAAGTAGTCATCTATTTAGAAGGTCCACCTCCCGGTACCGACCTTCTCGTCAATTCCTTAGTTGTAAAGCATGCTGAGAAAACCCCTCCTTCACCTGCACCAGTTATCGAG AATCCTGATTTCGGAGTTAATATAATTACCAATAGCCAACTGGATGACAGTACGAATGGATGGTTTCCTCTTGGCAACTGCAATTTGAGTGTCGGGTCAGGCTCGCCACATATACTCCCTCCAATGGCCAGAGCTTCCCTTGGCGTTCATGAACCTTTAAGTGGCCGTTATATCCATGTGAAAAACCGCACGCAAACTTGGATGGGCCCAGCTCAGATGATCACCGATAAGGTGAAACTTTTCTTGACATACCAAGTATCAGCTTGGGTTCGAATTGGTTCCGGAGCAAATGGTCCTCAAAACGTAAACGTTGCTCTCGGTGTGGACAACCAGTGGGTTAATGGTGGACAAGTTGAGATTAACGATGATAGATGGCACGAAATTGGTGGTTCCTTTAGAATCGAGAAGCAACCATCCAAGGTTATGGTTTATATCCAAGGTCCAGGTGCAGGTGTCGATTTAATGGTCGCTGGAGTTCAGATTTTCCCGGTTAATCGAGAAGCAAGGTTCAAATATCTGAGGCATCAAGCTGATAAG ATCCGAAAGCGTGACATTGTCCTCAAATTCTCGGGAGCTGGTTCTAGCAGTTTGTCGGGGACCAATGTGAAAGTCGTGCAAACGCAAAACAGTTTTCCTATTGGGTCATGCATGAGCAGAACGAATATAGACAACGAagatttcattaatttctttgtgAAAAACTTCAACTGGGCAGTGTTCGGGAATGAATTGAAGTGGTATTGGACCGAACCGCAACAAGGAAACTTAAACTACAAAGATGCCGATGATATGGTAGCTTTGTGCCAAAAACACAACATAGAAACCCGAGGTCATTGTATTTTCTGGGAAGTACAAGCCACGGTCCAACAATGGATTCAAGCATTGAACAAAGACGACTTAATGAAAGCTGTTCAAAACCGTTTAACCGACCTTCTCACCCGTTACAAAGGTAAGTTCAAACACTACGATGTGAACAATGAGATGTTGCACGGATCGTATTATCAAGACAGATTAGGCAAAGATATCCGAGCAAACATGTTTAAGACTGCAAATCAGCTTGATCCATCTGCCACATTATTCGTGAATGATTATCACATTGAAGACGGATGCGACACTAGATCATGCCCCGAAAGGTATATTGAACACATTCTTGATTTGCAAGAACAAGGTGCACCCGTTGGAGGAATCGGAATTCAAGGACATATAGATAACCCTGTAGGACCAGTTGTGTGTACTGCTCTTGATAAGTTAGGCATTCTCGGCCTTCCTATCTGGTTTACGGAGCTCGATGTGTCTTCAATCAACGAACACGTGAGAGGGGAAGATTTAGAAGTTATGCTTAGAGAAGCTTTCGCACATCCGGCTGTGGAGGGTGTAATGCTGTGGGGATTTTGGGAACTGTTCATGAGCCGGGATAATGCACACTTGGTGAATGCCGAAGGCGATGTTAATGAAACTGGTAAAAGGTTTCTTGCTCTTAAACACGAGTGGTTGTCTCATGCTCGTGGACAAGTAGATGTACAAGGACAATTCAATTTCCGAGGCTTTCATGGGAAGTACGCCGTGGAAATCGATACTCCCTCTAAGAAGATCGTGAAAACTTTCGTCGTCGACAAGGGTGATACCCCACTGGTTGTTCCCGTTGAATTATGA